From the genome of Psychroserpens ponticola, one region includes:
- a CDS encoding T9SS type A sorting domain-containing protein has translation MSNFTRSGGRAKIWQSITNLSCCSLDLITNQTRVMKAFAFVMLFGFSISTVAAQSLERRSFIEGCQDEAPAGPSEADVANLYLNQCGDTPAEVIKSSIMSGNDCDWTVEYTYSIKCGSFEGEIKIPYTGGDRTPPLLNEGAQVPSGATGLNLCFNQAPSGPKLSTIAGLYTDNCGEVLVEKFGSPQGDDCSWTANYKYTIMDTCGNMLADLDIHYSGGDTQAPQLNKGSEVPTGMNGLNLCYDQKPLGPTEAEIAALYWDNCGTVTVTKTLTTEKGNDDCKWLSAFEYTIQDDCGNFAEPIFIEYMGGDSEAPVLSGVPANTEVSCIDLIPAAANVTATDNCTANVEVILNENYDNLGLACEGGELVRTWSAMDLCGNMAVVGTQTIVVLPAPMAEFAPVSPETISCEAAFNFQAEDLLYSNGISKSACSIQGSVSGTVTPNFTLCGGDITVNWTYSDDCGRTINAEKVYTVTPAPAATLDATDNTPLSCEEASSYVAGSLGYSNGLEGDCSINGSIAPIQKNLFDACGGKITVNYIGEDTCGNPLSTLVDIVVLPAPAAEFEAIDVESELSCSDASGYVAAALNYSNGLEGDCSLDGSVNPEQVNDFDSCGGKITITWTGEDACGNPLSATVDINVLPAPEASVTTPEFAESLSCEEANAFNAANATYTNGLDGTCNISGELEATVQNSYGNCGGFITVSYSGEDACGRPLNAGPFEIIVIPAPQPTVSVPEFPSDIMCSEAANFTAADATYSNGLDGTACGLTGAINADVDFNYDLCGGTITVNYLTKDACDRDLMAGPFVINVTPAPEASFEETEHEDITCSEAANYEAGLLSYSNGLEGECGINGSVDGVLSGEFNSCGGLLFVDWTYTDQCGRTITARKQLKVGPAPEATLDTLEDEMLSCSDADSYQADSLYYTNGLEGTCNISGYLEPTQTNNFDECGGEITVTWSGEDVCGRALSASQTISVDPAPMAEFINPLPNINVTCDLADDYIVTNLAYSNGLEGTCGINGDVPGVKTGSYDACGGTLYVDWKFVDDCGREIEYRKTITVLPAPEASVTTPELPASIDCSDAAGYMAANASYTNGLTGLCEISGELEATIVPDYTVCGGKLTVTWSGYDVCQNPLSAGPIEIIVNPAPEASVTTPELPTSIDCSDAAGYMAANASYTNGLEGTCNISGELEATIVPDYTSCGGKLTVTWRGYDECQRPLSAGPIEIIVNPAPEASVTTPELPTSIDCSDAAGYMAANASYTNGLEGTCNISGELEATIVPDYTSCGGKLTVTWSGYDECQRPLSAGPIEIIVNPAPEASVTTPELPASIDCSDAAGYMAANASYTNGLEGTCNISGELEATIVPDYTSCGGKLTVTWRGLDECQRPLSAGPIEIIVNPAPEASVTTPLLPTSIDCSDAAGYMAANASYTNGLEGTCNISGELEATIVPDYTSCGGKLTVTWRGLDECQRPLSAGPIEIIVNPAPEASVTTPELPTSIDCSDAAGYMAANASYTNGLEGTCNISGELEATIVPDYTSCGGKLTVTWSGYDECQRPLSAGPIEIIVNPAPEASVTTPELPASIDCSDAAGYMAANASYTNGLEGTCNISGELEATIVPDYTSCGGKLTVTWSGYDECQRPLSAGPIEIIVNPAPEASVTTPLLPASIDCVDAAGYMAANASYTNGLEGTCNISGELEATIVPDYDACGGKLTVTWSGYDVCGRPLSAGPIDIEVNPAPAPVFDSIESVSIACEDLASYEPEFLGYSNGIDGTCGINGEVQGVADEFTGSCGTFEVHFSYVSCGVEITSKQTITVIDETAPILVGELPQGLSDVNACLSGAPAPPTEEEIEALFTDNCGNVNATLVITSPEENTDCLWAVLYRYTIVDDCGNYAAPVKIYHNGGDKSAPELVGNLPEGVTGLQCLSENPGAPDLGAIQDAYTDNCGDVMVTPFEPNIQGDDCGWTATYEYEIKDTCGNKLPNLVIVNSGADTMAPELDGEIPMGENTVNACKDSDLGEPTEEDIAALFSDNCTDITADNVTKIEKLAIGSDCEWIRVFEYIVKDDCGNVYPTFKVNYQGGDSEGPMATGQCTDEVMVLNTSDWDGLACPEDASLSLVDGDVISVDSEWTVGGIPAGAIGSIYGCYTDNCTAVEDLTFTVIGLEESKSDCSTTLTVTFDVEDSCGNKSADPLVCTFIINDTTAPELTCPAGEDFGTVTETPDFIDKATWTDNCQGNGETADYTDVLTEEQGEVAYVEGDYVFTFEAGYVLTLGGQPAGTQNDKPYYAGSITTNGNPSPQYGTFEVIYNSGSGQYEVMQDFGNGPFVAGTASADAFETCDADAWYFEEQDGHNKAFTLECPEYSSTTTYTLVRTFTADDGCGNIGECETTYTWTIGQACDDVAPVLECPADEDFGIVQTAPTAFATSAPYSDEGNAGGTTETYSDVDSSEQYFGESTELSIGCIEDGVLFAVVNFVRTGFNGDGIAEYATGTRDDAPELTYELIYDSSTSTWITEEYQNGVFLSNIWFSPSSDNAPSCDPADWDINSSRCDSIFVDCGFAELDYTEYTKTRTFTATDDCGNEDTCDVVYTWVIDNEPSARNSSYTVGSNSDVRPLSLTGSKEESKIDFKAFPVPFDNEVTLTYEFDYRTDVTIEFFDTKGLLVLTETNTRYVAGSTGRTKLDLSRTSNQVFYVKLTTNQGSVTKKLVSSGK, from the coding sequence CTTATACAGGAGGAGATAGAACACCTCCATTATTAAATGAAGGCGCTCAAGTTCCAAGTGGAGCAACAGGTTTAAACTTATGTTTTAATCAAGCACCAAGCGGTCCAAAATTATCAACAATAGCAGGTCTTTACACAGATAACTGTGGAGAAGTTCTAGTAGAGAAGTTTGGTTCCCCTCAAGGCGATGATTGTTCATGGACAGCAAATTACAAGTATACAATTATGGATACTTGTGGTAACATGTTAGCGGATTTAGATATTCATTATAGTGGAGGCGATACTCAAGCGCCACAATTAAATAAAGGATCAGAAGTTCCAACAGGAATGAATGGTTTAAACTTATGTTATGATCAGAAACCATTAGGTCCAACAGAAGCAGAAATAGCAGCCTTATATTGGGATAATTGCGGAACAGTAACGGTAACAAAAACATTAACGACAGAAAAAGGTAATGATGATTGTAAATGGTTATCAGCATTTGAGTATACAATTCAAGATGACTGTGGGAACTTTGCAGAGCCAATCTTTATTGAGTACATGGGAGGTGATTCAGAAGCACCAGTATTAAGTGGCGTTCCAGCAAATACAGAAGTATCATGTATAGATTTAATACCAGCAGCAGCTAATGTTACAGCAACAGATAACTGTACAGCAAATGTTGAAGTAATTCTTAATGAGAATTATGATAATCTAGGATTAGCTTGTGAAGGCGGAGAATTAGTAAGAACATGGTCAGCAATGGATCTATGTGGAAACATGGCCGTTGTAGGTACTCAAACAATAGTTGTGTTACCAGCACCAATGGCAGAATTTGCACCAGTTTCACCAGAGACAATTTCATGTGAAGCAGCATTTAACTTCCAAGCAGAAGATTTATTATATAGCAATGGTATATCAAAAAGTGCATGTTCAATTCAAGGATCAGTATCAGGAACAGTAACACCAAACTTTACACTTTGTGGAGGAGATATTACTGTAAACTGGACGTATTCAGATGACTGTGGACGAACAATAAACGCGGAGAAGGTTTATACCGTAACACCAGCACCAGCAGCGACATTAGACGCAACAGATAATACACCATTAAGTTGTGAGGAAGCATCCTCATATGTTGCAGGATCATTAGGCTATAGTAATGGCTTAGAAGGAGATTGTAGTATAAATGGTTCAATAGCACCAATTCAAAAGAATTTATTTGATGCTTGTGGCGGAAAAATCACAGTAAACTATATCGGAGAAGATACATGTGGTAATCCATTAAGTACATTAGTAGATATCGTAGTCTTACCAGCACCAGCGGCAGAGTTTGAAGCTATTGATGTTGAGTCAGAATTATCATGTTCAGATGCATCCGGTTATGTAGCAGCAGCATTAAATTATTCAAATGGCTTAGAAGGAGATTGTAGTTTAGATGGATCAGTAAACCCAGAACAAGTAAATGATTTTGATTCATGTGGCGGAAAAATCACAATAACTTGGACAGGAGAAGATGCTTGTGGAAACCCATTAAGCGCAACAGTAGATATTAATGTATTACCAGCTCCAGAAGCTAGTGTAACTACTCCAGAGTTTGCTGAATCACTGTCTTGTGAAGAAGCTAATGCTTTCAATGCGGCAAACGCAACATATACAAATGGATTAGATGGTACTTGTAATATTTCAGGAGAACTTGAAGCAACAGTACAGAATAGTTATGGAAATTGTGGTGGATTTATTACAGTTTCATATTCAGGAGAAGATGCATGTGGACGTCCACTAAATGCAGGTCCATTTGAAATTATTGTAATTCCAGCACCACAACCTACAGTGTCAGTTCCAGAATTCCCATCAGATATTATGTGTTCAGAAGCAGCAAACTTTACAGCTGCGGATGCTACTTATAGTAATGGTTTAGATGGTACTGCTTGTGGATTAACAGGTGCTATTAATGCTGATGTAGATTTTAACTATGACCTTTGCGGAGGAACAATTACTGTTAATTATTTAACTAAAGATGCTTGTGATAGAGATTTGATGGCAGGACCATTTGTAATCAATGTTACACCAGCGCCAGAGGCTAGTTTCGAAGAAACAGAACACGAAGATATTACATGTTCAGAAGCAGCAAATTATGAAGCAGGATTATTATCATATTCTAATGGTTTAGAAGGTGAATGTGGAATTAATGGTTCAGTAGACGGAGTATTAAGTGGAGAGTTTAACTCATGTGGAGGTTTATTGTTTGTAGATTGGACTTATACAGATCAATGTGGACGAACAATTACAGCAAGAAAGCAATTAAAAGTAGGTCCAGCACCAGAGGCAACGTTAGATACATTAGAGGATGAGATGTTAAGTTGTTCAGATGCAGATTCTTATCAAGCAGACTCATTGTATTATACAAATGGATTAGAAGGTACATGTAATATTTCAGGATATTTAGAGCCAACTCAAACGAATAATTTTGATGAGTGTGGCGGAGAAATCACAGTAACATGGTCAGGAGAAGATGTTTGTGGACGTGCATTAAGTGCTTCACAAACGATATCAGTAGATCCAGCACCAATGGCTGAATTTATAAATCCTTTACCAAATATCAATGTAACATGTGATTTAGCAGACGATTATATCGTTACTAATTTAGCATATAGTAATGGTTTAGAAGGAACTTGTGGAATCAATGGAGATGTACCAGGAGTAAAAACAGGAAGCTATGATGCATGTGGAGGAACTTTATATGTAGACTGGAAATTTGTAGATGATTGTGGACGAGAAATCGAATACAGAAAAACAATTACAGTTTTGCCAGCACCAGAAGCAAGTGTAACAACACCAGAACTTCCAGCTAGTATTGATTGTTCAGATGCAGCAGGATATATGGCAGCAAACGCAAGCTATACAAATGGCTTAACAGGTTTATGTGAGATTTCAGGAGAATTAGAAGCTACTATCGTACCAGATTATACTGTATGTGGAGGAAAGCTAACCGTAACTTGGTCAGGATATGACGTATGTCAAAATCCATTAAGTGCAGGTCCAATTGAGATCATCGTTAATCCAGCACCAGAAGCAAGTGTAACAACACCAGAACTTCCAACTAGTATTGATTGTTCAGATGCAGCAGGTTATATGGCAGCAAATGCAAGCTATACAAATGGTTTAGAAGGAACATGTAATATCTCAGGAGAATTAGAAGCTACTATCGTACCAGATTATACGTCATGTGGAGGAAAATTAACTGTAACTTGGAGAGGATATGACGAATGTCAACGTCCATTAAGTGCAGGTCCAATTGAGATCATCGTTAATCCAGCACCAGAAGCAAGTGTAACAACACCAGAACTTCCAACTAGTATTGATTGTTCAGATGCCGCAGGTTATATGGCAGCGAATGCAAGCTATACAAATGGTTTAGAAGGAACATGTAATATCTCAGGAGAATTAGAAGCTACTATCGTACCAGATTATACGTCATGTGGAGGAAAATTAACTGTAACTTGGTCAGGATATGATGAATGTCAACGTCCATTAAGTGCAGGTCCAATTGAGATCATCGTTAACCCAGCACCAGAAGCAAGTGTAACAACACCAGAACTTCCAGCTAGTATTGATTGTTCAGATGCCGCAGGTTATATGGCAGCAAATGCAAGCTATACAAATGGTTTAGAAGGAACATGTAATATCTCAGGAGAATTAGAAGCTACTATCGTACCAGATTATACGTCATGTGGAGGAAAATTAACTGTAACTTGGAGAGGCTTAGACGAATGTCAACGTCCATTAAGTGCAGGTCCAATTGAGATCATCGTTAACCCAGCACCAGAAGCAAGTGTAACAACACCATTACTTCCAACTAGTATTGATTGTTCAGATGCAGCAGGTTATATGGCAGCAAATGCAAGCTATACAAATGGTTTAGAAGGAACATGTAATATCTCAGGAGAATTAGAAGCTACTATCGTACCAGATTATACGTCATGTGGAGGAAAGTTAACTGTAACTTGGAGAGGCTTAGACGAATGTCAACGTCCATTAAGTGCAGGTCCAATTGAGATCATTGTTAACCCAGCACCAGAAGCAAGTGTAACAACACCAGAACTTCCAACTAGTATTGATTGTTCAGATGCAGCAGGTTATATGGCAGCAAATGCAAGCTATACAAATGGTTTAGAAGGAACATGTAATATCTCAGGAGAATTAGAAGCTACTATCGTACCAGATTATACGTCATGTGGAGGAAAGTTAACTGTAACTTGGTCAGGATATGACGAATGTCAACGTCCATTAAGTGCAGGTCCAATTGAGATCATCGTTAATCCAGCACCAGAAGCAAGTGTAACAACACCAGAACTTCCAGCTAGTATTGATTGTTCAGATGCAGCAGGTTATATGGCAGCAAATGCAAGCTATACAAATGGTTTAGAAGGAACATGTAATATCTCAGGAGAATTAGAAGCTACTATCGTACCAGATTATACGTCATGTGGAGGAAAATTAACTGTAACTTGGTCAGGATATGACGAATGTCAACGTCCATTAAGTGCAGGTCCAATTGAGATCATTGTTAACCCAGCACCAGAAGCAAGTGTAACAACACCATTACTTCCAGCTAGTATTGATTGTGTAGATGCCGCAGGTTATATGGCAGCAAATGCAAGCTATACAAATGGTTTAGAAGGAACATGTAATATCTCAGGAGAATTAGAAGCTACAATCGTACCAGATTACGATGCATGTGGTGGAAAGTTAACTGTAACTTGGTCAGGATATGACGTATGTGGACGTCCATTAAGTGCAGGTCCGATTGATATAGAAGTAAATCCAGCACCAGCACCAGTATTCGATTCAATCGAATCCGTTAGTATTGCATGTGAGGATTTAGCAAGTTATGAGCCAGAATTCTTAGGCTACAGCAATGGTATTGATGGAACATGTGGAATAAATGGAGAGGTTCAAGGAGTTGCTGATGAATTTACAGGAAGCTGTGGAACATTTGAAGTTCATTTCTCATATGTTTCTTGTGGCGTAGAGATAACATCAAAACAAACAATCACAGTAATTGATGAAACAGCTCCAATATTAGTAGGAGAGTTGCCTCAAGGATTATCAGATGTAAACGCATGTTTATCAGGAGCACCAGCTCCACCAACAGAGGAGGAGATTGAAGCCTTATTTACAGATAACTGTGGAAATGTAAATGCAACCTTAGTAATCACATCTCCAGAGGAGAATACAGATTGCTTATGGGCAGTATTATACAGATATACAATTGTTGATGACTGTGGAAACTATGCAGCACCAGTTAAAATTTACCATAACGGTGGAGATAAGTCTGCACCAGAATTGGTAGGAAACTTACCAGAAGGTGTTACAGGCTTACAGTGTTTAAGCGAAAATCCAGGAGCGCCAGATTTAGGAGCTATTCAGGATGCTTATACAGATAACTGTGGAGATGTAATGGTTACGCCATTTGAGCCTAATATTCAAGGAGATGATTGTGGATGGACTGCTACTTACGAGTATGAGATTAAAGATACTTGTGGAAACAAATTACCAAACTTAGTAATTGTAAACAGTGGTGCAGATACAATGGCTCCAGAATTAGATGGAGAGATTCCAATGGGAGAGAATACAGTAAATGCATGTAAAGATTCTGATTTGGGAGAACCAACAGAAGAAGATATAGCAGCATTATTCTCAGATAACTGTACAGATATTACAGCAGATAATGTAACTAAGATTGAAAAATTAGCTATAGGATCAGATTGTGAGTGGATACGAGTATTTGAATACATCGTTAAAGATGATTGTGGTAATGTTTACCCTACATTCAAAGTGAACTACCAAGGAGGTGATTCTGAAGGTCCAATGGCTACTGGTCAGTGTACAGATGAAGTTATGGTTCTTAATACTAGTGATTGGGATGGCTTAGCTTGTCCAGAAGATGCAAGTCTTTCTCTGGTAGATGGAGATGTAATATCAGTAGATTCAGAATGGACTGTAGGAGGAATTCCAGCAGGAGCAATAGGATCAATTTACGGATGTTATACTGATAACTGTACTGCAGTTGAAGACTTAACATTTACTGTAATCGGATTAGAGGAATCTAAATCAGATTGTTCAACGACATTAACAGTTACATTTGATGTAGAGGATAGTTGTGGAAACAAATCAGCAGATCCATTAGTATGTACATTTATTATAAATGATACAACAGCACCAGAATTAACTTGCCCAGCAGGTGAAGACTTTGGTACTGTAACTGAAACACCAGACTTTATTGATAAAGCAACTTGGACAGATAACTGTCAAGGTAATGGTGAAACGGCTGATTATACAGATGTACTTACTGAAGAGCAAGGAGAAGTTGCATATGTAGAAGGTGATTATGTGTTTACTTTTGAAGCAGGCTATGTGCTAACATTGGGAGGTCAACCAGCAGGTACTCAAAATGATAAACCATATTATGCAGGATCTATAACAACTAACGGAAACCCATCACCACAGTATGGTACTTTCGAAGTTATTTATAATTCAGGTAGTGGGCAGTATGAAGTTATGCAAGATTTCGGAAATGGACCATTCGTAGCAGGAACAGCAAGTGCAGATGCATTTGAAACATGTGATGCTGATGCATGGTACTTTGAAGAGCAAGATGGTCATAATAAAGCATTTACTTTAGAGTGTCCTGAATACTCAAGCACAACGACTTACACATTAGTACGTACATTTACAGCAGATGATGGATGTGGAAATATTGGTGAATGTGAGACTACTTACACTTGGACTATCGGTCAAGCTTGTGATGATGTTGCACCAGTATTAGAGTGTCCAGCAGATGAAGACTTTGGTATTGTACAAACAGCACCAACAGCATTTGCAACTTCAGCACCTTACAGTGATGAAGGAAATGCAGGAGGAACAACTGAAACATATTCAGATGTTGATAGTTCAGAACAGTACTTTGGAGAGTCAACTGAATTGAGTATAGGTTGTATTGAAGATGGCGTTTTATTTGCCGTAGTTAATTTTGTAAGAACAGGATTCAATGGAGATGGTATTGCAGAGTATGCAACTGGTACAAGAGATGATGCTCCAGAATTGACATATGAATTGATTTACGATTCGTCTACAAGTACTTGGATAACAGAAGAGTATCAGAATGGAGTGTTCTTATCAAATATATGGTTCTCACCTTCGTCTGATAATGCACCTTCTTGTGATCCAGCAGATTGGGATATTAACTCAAGTAGATGTGATTCAATCTTTGTTGATTGTGGATTCGCAGAGTTAGATTATACAGAGTATACTAAAACAAGAACATTTACTGCTACAGATGATTGTGGTAATGAAGATACTTGTGATGTCGTTTATACTTGGGTAATTGATAATGAACCATCTGCTAGAAATTCTAGTTATACTGTAGGTTCTAATAGCGATGTTAGACCACTATCATTAACTGGTTCAAAAGAAGAATCTAAAATTGATTTCAAAGCGTTCCCAGTACCATTTGATAATGAGGTAACACTTACATATGAGTTTGATTACAGAACAGACGTAACTATTGAGTTCTTTGATACTAAAGGTTTATTAGTATTAACTGAAACAAACACTAGATATGTTGCAGGTTCCACAGGTAGAACTAAATTAGATCTATCAAGAACTTCTAATCAAGTCTTCTATGTGAAGTTAACGACAAATCAAGGTTCAGTTACTAAGAAGTTAGTATCTTCAGGGAAATAG
- a CDS encoding ATP-dependent Clp protease ATP-binding subunit, whose protein sequence is MDDNFSPRVKDVIAFSKEEALRLGHDFIGTEHLMLGLLRDGSGKAIDILSALDIDLNHLRRKVEILSPANPNITITSNEKKNLHLTRQAERALKTTFLEAKLFQSTSINTAHLLLCILRNENDPTTKLLNKLKVDYDNVKEQFKFMITNDDDFIDEPKAESFSDDEPIEDDDAKQNPFGQTGSKSTKKSKTPVLDNFGRDLTVMAEEGKLDPVVGREKEIQRVSQILSRRKKNNPLLIGEPGVGKSAIAEGLALRIVKRKVSRILFNKRVVTLDLASLVAGTKYRGQFEERMKAVMNELEKNDDIILFIDEIHTIVGAGGATGSLDASNMFKPALARGEIQCIGATTLDEYRQYIEKDGALERRFQKVIVEPTTVEETIEILNNIKGKYEEHHNVDYTDEAIEACVKLTNRYMTERFLPDKAIDALDEAGSRVHITNIDVPKQILELEKKLEEVKETKNTVVKKQKYEEAAKLRDDEKRLEKELALAQEKWEEETKQHREVVSEDNVADVVSMMTGIPVNRIAQTESNKLAQLPELIKGKVIGQDEAVAKVVKAIQRNRAGLKDPNKPIGSFIFLGQTGVGKTQLAKVLARELFDSEDALIRIDMSEYMEKFAISRLVGAPPGYVGYEEGGQLTEKVRRKPYAVILLDEIEKAHPDVFNMMLQVLDDGFLTDSLGRKIDFRNTIIIMTSNIGARKLKDFGQGVGFGTSAKAAQASDNSRSIIENALKKAFAPEFLNRIDDVMVFNALEKDDINKIIDIELAFLIKRIKDLGYKLKLSTKAKDYIAEKGFDKQYGARPLKRAIQKYIEDALAEEIINSQLQEGDTIIMDLDTKSDELTIKIEKPKKQAES, encoded by the coding sequence ATGGATGATAATTTTTCCCCAAGAGTTAAAGATGTTATAGCGTTTAGCAAAGAAGAAGCTTTACGTTTAGGCCACGATTTTATAGGCACCGAACATTTAATGTTGGGCTTGCTTCGTGATGGAAGCGGAAAGGCAATAGATATTTTAAGTGCTTTAGATATTGATTTGAATCACTTAAGACGGAAAGTAGAAATTCTTAGTCCTGCTAATCCTAATATTACAATAACATCAAATGAAAAGAAAAACCTTCATTTGACTCGACAAGCAGAGCGTGCTTTAAAAACGACATTTTTAGAAGCTAAACTCTTCCAAAGCACGTCTATTAATACAGCACATTTATTATTGTGCATTCTAAGAAATGAAAACGATCCAACAACTAAGCTTTTAAATAAGCTGAAAGTAGATTACGATAATGTTAAAGAACAATTCAAATTTATGATTACAAACGATGATGATTTTATAGATGAGCCAAAAGCAGAATCTTTTTCTGATGATGAGCCAATAGAAGATGATGATGCTAAACAAAATCCTTTTGGTCAAACAGGGTCAAAATCAACCAAAAAATCTAAAACACCTGTTTTAGATAACTTTGGTAGAGATTTGACTGTAATGGCTGAAGAAGGCAAATTAGATCCCGTTGTAGGTCGAGAAAAAGAAATACAACGTGTGTCACAAATATTAAGTAGACGCAAAAAAAACAATCCCTTACTTATTGGTGAACCTGGTGTTGGTAAATCTGCCATTGCTGAAGGTCTTGCTTTAAGAATTGTAAAGCGTAAAGTATCACGTATTCTTTTTAATAAACGTGTGGTTACATTAGATTTAGCTAGCTTAGTTGCAGGAACAAAATATAGAGGACAGTTTGAAGAACGCATGAAAGCTGTGATGAATGAACTTGAAAAGAATGATGATATCATTTTGTTCATTGACGAAATACATACTATTGTTGGTGCAGGTGGAGCAACTGGTAGTTTGGATGCTTCTAATATGTTCAAGCCTGCATTAGCTCGTGGAGAAATACAATGTATTGGAGCAACAACATTAGATGAATACAGACAATATATTGAAAAAGATGGTGCATTAGAACGTCGTTTTCAGAAAGTAATTGTTGAACCTACAACTGTTGAAGAAACCATTGAAATCCTTAATAATATTAAAGGAAAATACGAAGAACATCACAATGTTGATTATACAGACGAAGCTATTGAAGCTTGTGTGAAATTGACCAATAGATATATGACTGAACGGTTTTTACCAGACAAAGCTATTGATGCCTTAGACGAAGCTGGATCTAGAGTCCACATCACAAATATTGATGTTCCTAAGCAAATATTAGAGCTTGAAAAGAAACTTGAAGAAGTAAAAGAAACTAAAAACACGGTTGTTAAAAAGCAAAAGTATGAAGAAGCTGCTAAACTAAGAGATGATGAAAAACGCTTAGAAAAGGAATTAGCATTAGCACAAGAAAAATGGGAAGAAGAAACCAAACAACATAGAGAAGTAGTGTCAGAAGATAATGTTGCCGATGTTGTTTCTATGATGACTGGAATCCCTGTAAATAGAATTGCTCAAACTGAAAGTAATAAACTCGCTCAATTACCTGAATTAATAAAAGGAAAGGTAATTGGTCAAGACGAAGCTGTTGCTAAGGTTGTTAAAGCTATTCAGCGTAATCGTGCTGGACTTAAAGATCCTAATAAGCCAATTGGTTCATTTATATTTTTAGGACAAACAGGTGTTGGTAAAACGCAGTTAGCTAAAGTATTAGCTCGTGAATTATTTGATAGTGAAGATGCCTTAATAAGAATAGATATGAGTGAATATATGGAGAAATTCGCTATTTCTAGACTTGTTGGAGCACCTCCAGGATATGTTGGTTATGAAGAAGGTGGACAACTTACTGAAAAAGTTAGACGTAAACCCTATGCTGTTATTTTATTAGATGAAATTGAAAAAGCACATCCAGACGTTTTTAATATGATGCTTCAAGTTCTTGATGATGGTTTCTTGACAGATAGTTTAGGTCGTAAAATCGATTTCAGAAACACGATTATTATCATGACCTCTAATATAGGTGCCAGAAAATTGAAAGATTTTGGTCAAGGTGTTGGTTTTGGTACTTCAGCTAAAGCCGCTCAGGCAAGTGACAACTCTAGAAGCATTATTGAAAATGCACTAAAAAAAGCTTTTGCTCCTGAATTTCTTAACAGAATAGATGATGTAATGGTATTCAATGCACTTGAAAAAGATGATATCAATAAAATTATTGATATCGAATTAGCATTCTTAATTAAACGCATAAAAGATTTAGGCTATAAACTTAAATTAAGTACTAAGGCTAAAGATTACATAGCTGAAAAAGGGTTTGATAAGCAATATGGAGCAAGACCTTTAAAACGAGCTATACAGAAGTATATTGAAGATGCATTGGCAGAAGAAATTATTAATTCACAATTGCAAGAAGGTGATACTATTATTATGGATTTAGATACAAAATCTGATGAATTAACTATAAAAATAGAGAAGCCTAAAAAGCAAGCTGAATCATAA